From one Malus sylvestris chromosome 1, drMalSylv7.2, whole genome shotgun sequence genomic stretch:
- the LOC126629707 gene encoding uncharacterized protein LOC126629707, translated as MAFIIPEAGLPLGDSLTAHTTNIPSCITYPAVEEGTAFEIKQHMLNILPTFHGLSSDDPNMHIAEFLMGCKNILVRGFSAESIKLRLFPYTLKDQARRWLLTLPSGSITTWAQLSEKFLNKYYPASKTLDMRTQILSFAQKPNEEFHEAWERFKELIRKCPHSGINTTDQMHIFFRGLNMTTKTLVNASCGGTYKDKNAQEACLLFEKMAEDTQQWAVEQPQSRSAFEMPNGSQVAVQQPLQAACSICNLTNHDFLSCPHKDAYPEFTAEQVNSFNNFQRPRYDPYSNFYNPGWRDHPNLRWDKEQHTRPQFQQQMGQIAIQVSERAPGTFPSQTVPNPRGREECNAIRTLRSGKSYNNKHENSVGNSQPAELSQTKSAIIADSEISADSGQSQDRSENTAEASTKTAERVYEPPMPYPERLRPKAKDQQLTDFMKTLAKVQINLPLIDAIKNIPSYAKFLKDVCTKKKKLVDFEKLFEASIHSGDKQECMRVDALDGLPSAKFMNRSSTDHLSIKPPNLTPDFTSPKPQQQRVANVENKELPMLESCTQQQVYRSHQPHLHYVGNLKQST; from the exons atggcgttTATAATTCCAGAGGCAGGTCTGCCCCTGGGTGATTCACTGACTGCCCATACCACAAATATACCCAGTTGCATCACATATCCGGCAGTGGAGGAAGGGACTGCATTTGAAATAAAACAGCACATGTTGAATATTCTACCTACGTTTCATGGGTTGTCATCTGATGATCCTAACATGCACATTGCAGAATTTTTAATGGGGTGCAAAAACATTTTGGTGAGAGGATTTTCAGCTGAATCTATTAAGCTGCGGTTATTTCCATACACTCTAAAAGATCAGGCAAGAAGATGGCTCCTCACACTCCCATCAGGAAGCATTACAACTTGGGCCCAACTCAGTGAAAAATTTTTAAACAAGTATTATCCGGCTTCTAAGACCCTTGACATGAGAACTCAGATTTTATCTTTtgcccaaaaaccaaatgaagagtTTCATGAGGCGTGGGAGCGATTTAAGGAGTTGATTAGAAAATGTCCACATTCGGGTATTAACACTACTGATCAAATGCACATATTTTTCAGAGGGTTGAATATGACTACAAAAACTCTTGTCAACGCTTCATGCGGAGGTACGTACAAAGACAAAAATGCACAAGAggcttgtttgttatttgaaaaaatggcaGAAGATACTCAGCAGTGGGCAGTGGAGCAACCACAATCTAGGTCAGCTTTTGAGATGCCAAATG GTTCACAGGTTGCTGTACAGCAGCCTTTACAAGCTGCCTGCAGCATTTGCAACTTgacaaatcatgattttttgagCTGTCCACATAAAGATGCTTATCCGGAATTTACAGCAGAGCAGGTTAATTCATTTAACAATTTCCAGCGTCCCCGATATGACCCGTATTCTAATTTCTACAacccaggttggagagatcatcctaaTTTAAGGTGGGACAAGGAACAGCACACTAGGCCTCAATTTCAACAGCAG ATGGGGCAGATTGCTATACAGGTTTCAGAAAGAGCTCCGGGTACATTTCCTAGTCAAACAGTACCTAATCCAAGAGGACGAGAAGAATGCAATGCTATACGGACTCTACGGTCTGGCAAAAGTTACAAcaacaaacatgaaaattctgTTGGGAATTCACAGCCAGCAGAACTATCCCAAACTAAATCTGCAATTATTGCAGATTCTGAAATTTCTGCAGATTCTGGGCAGTCCCAAGACAGATCCGAAAATACTGCAGAAGCTTCCACAAAAACTGCAGAACGTGTTTACGAACCCCCTATGCCATATCCAGAAAGGTTGAGACCTAAAGCTAAAGATCAACAGTTAACagattttatgaaaactttggcTAAAGTTCAAATTAATCTGCCGTTAATTGATGCCATTAAGAACATTCCGtcttatgccaagtttttgaaggatgtttgcacaaagaaaaagaagcttgtTGATTTTGAGAAA TTGTTTGAAGCAAGCATACATTCAGGTGACAAGCAAGAATGCATGCGTGTTGATGCATTGGATGGTTTACCAAGTGCCAAGTTTATGAACAGATCATCAACTGACCATCTGTCCATAAAGCCCCCGAATTTAACTCCTGATTTTACAAGTCCTAAACCACAGCAGCAAAGG GTTGCGAACGTGGAAAATAAAGAGCTTCCTATGCTGGAATCCTGCACCCAGCAGCAAGTCTATCGTTCACATCAACCACATCTACACTATGTTGGAAATTTAAAGCAGTCCACATAA
- the LOC126629716 gene encoding uncharacterized protein LOC126629716, producing MKGNSARPRRDNREEQRLAKRRKLRQRQQSEQRKSTMQRSATVMRKAMNLNKLCGAQVCVVAYIGPNAKVKVWPEDEDLAKAIISKHQAAAIKNRNNPKTREVNIYNFFQGKMKQLEQKIELDDKELDALSEDSLMDLAAFLESKLQKLDYPVRSIEGKSVVHLPYSYDDCNLVHKELHVHQPLFDPILNCSGNLMMMGFEGQTMFSTATATATWPWQNSLADGHYQSAGFANCSNCNMMTAGLVDPSVSAEAGTSGSSTLEVDQYFAWMGSDNWENNVNVLGVEDRPGSMLVFNGSDNFGVMNNNLLPQQCMPSQLDDSFPITSWRNLLSFG from the coding sequence ATGAAGGGGAACTCAGCTCGACCAAGGAGAGACAACCGCGAAGAGCAAAGGCTCGCTAAACGGAGAAAACTGAGGCAGCGGCAGCAGTCGGAACAACGGAAATCCACGATGCAGAGATCAGCGACTGTGATGAGGAAAGCAATGAATCTCAATAAGCTCTGCGGAGCTCAGGTCTGCGTGGTTGCATATATTGGACCCAATGCCAAAGTTAAGGTCTGGCCAGAAGACGAGGACTTGGCCAAAGCCATTATCAGTAAGCACCAAGCAGCAGCTATTAAGAACAGAAACAACCCTAAAACGCGAGAGGTCAACAtctataatttttttcaagGTAAGATGAAGCAGCTTGAACAAAAGATTGAGCTCGATGACAAGGAACTAGACGCGTTATCTGAGGATTCATTGATGGATCTGGCAGCATTCTTAGAGTCCAAGCTACAGAAATTGGACTACCCGGTTAGGTCAATTGAAGGAAAATCTGTTGTTCATTTGCCGTATAGTTATGATGACTGTAACTTGGTACACAAGGAACTACATGTACATCAGCCATTATTCGATCCAATTCTGAACTGCTCAGGAAACCTAATGATGATGGGATTTGAGGGTCAAACTATGTTTTCCACTGCCACAGCCACAGCCACCTGGCCGTGGCAGAATAGCCTTGCCGACGGTCATTATCAATCTGCAGGCTTCGCAAATTGCTCCAATTGTAACATGATGACCGCCGGGCTAGTGGATCCAAGTGTATCAGCTGAAGCTGGGACAAGTGGTTCTTCAACTTTAGAAGTTGACCAATACTTTGCTTGGATGGGGTCCGATAATTGGGAGAACAACGTTAACGTGCTTGGGGTTGAGGACCGACCAGGATCAATGCTGGTTTTCAATGGGTCAGACAATTTTGGTGTGATGAACAATAATCTTCTTCCTCAGCAGTGTATGCCATCCCAACTTGACGATTCTTTCCCAATAACATCTTGGAGAAATCTCTTGAGTTTCGGATGA